One Saccharopolyspora erythraea NRRL 2338 genomic region harbors:
- a CDS encoding DeoR/GlpR family DNA-binding transcription regulator, producing the protein MSNARPTEAVVEQRRQDVLNYVIDRGEARIGDLASVFGVSLMTMHRDLDDLAGRRMLRKKRGLVEAFPPQTMETATRFRAGLHTAEKEAISAAAAARVRPGASVLLDDSSTLFPLARMLGEVEELTAVTNSVTIARILSLAGREVVLAGGRYRAEFDSCTGPDVLRSLSRLRTDIAFMSVTTIARGRMYHPIQDYAEIKHVMHESAERTFLLADHSKFGKTATYAHGDAAIFDVVITDDATPQHELDAIRDLGTDVEVVSPNDPVGHMRITPESEEWATAVYARRGGAE; encoded by the coding sequence ATGTCCAACGCGCGACCGACCGAGGCGGTGGTGGAGCAGCGCAGGCAGGACGTCCTGAACTACGTCATCGACCGCGGCGAGGCGCGCATCGGCGACCTCGCGAGCGTGTTCGGGGTCAGCCTGATGACCATGCACCGCGACCTCGACGACCTCGCCGGACGGCGGATGCTGCGCAAGAAGCGCGGGCTGGTGGAGGCTTTCCCGCCGCAGACGATGGAGACCGCCACCCGCTTCCGCGCAGGTCTGCACACGGCCGAGAAGGAGGCGATCTCGGCCGCCGCGGCGGCCCGCGTCCGGCCCGGGGCCTCGGTGCTGCTCGACGACTCGAGCACGTTGTTCCCGCTGGCCAGGATGCTCGGCGAGGTCGAGGAGCTGACGGCGGTCACCAACTCGGTGACCATCGCCAGGATCCTGTCCCTGGCCGGGCGGGAGGTCGTGCTCGCCGGAGGCCGCTACCGCGCGGAGTTCGACTCGTGCACCGGTCCGGACGTGCTGCGCTCGCTGTCGCGGTTGCGCACCGACATCGCCTTCATGTCGGTCACCACGATCGCGCGGGGCCGGATGTACCACCCGATCCAGGACTACGCCGAGATCAAGCACGTGATGCACGAGTCAGCCGAGCGCACGTTCCTGCTGGCCGACCACTCCAAGTTCGGCAAGACCGCCACCTACGCCCACGGTGACGCCGCGATCTTCGACGTGGTGATCACCGACGACGCCACCCCGCAGCACGAGCTCGACGCGATCCGCGACCTCGGCACCGACGTCGAGGTCGTGTCCCCGAACGACCCGGTAGGTCACATGCGAATCACACCCGAGTCCGAAGAATGGGCCACCGCGGTCTATGCCCGCCGTGGAGGTGCCGAATGA